The region GTGTTAATGCTAACATTGCGCCTGTTTATTACAACAGTTTTGGACAAGGCTCTCACATACATGAACAATTTAATCAAAATGACAAATCCGGACAAGTTAACACCAGTTATGGAGTAAAAGTAGGATATGCTTTAAATGACAAACTAACTGTTAGATCTGGTATTAATCGTCTAAATTTAAGTTACAACACAGAAGATGTTGTGGTTTACGAAAAAATTACAACCAATACAGACAACACTGCTACGCTTAAAAATGTAGATTTTACAAGCACAAGTAATGGTCATCAATTAAATATGATTAGTGCCAAAAATGTAAGTGTAATGGAGGTTAGTAAAAGCTTTAACGCAGCTATTAATCAAAGTATGAGTTATTATGAAATCCCTCTAGAAATAGAATACAAACTATTAGATAAACGCTTTGGTATTAATTTAATTGGAGGAATCAGTTCTTTTGTATTAAATGACAACGAAGTTATATCTGATTTAAATGGAACCAAAACAAAAATAGGAGAAGCTAATAATATCAATCCGCTTAGTTTTAGTACCAACTTGGGTATTGGTTTAAATTACAAGTTTAATAATACTTTGATTTTTAACCTTGAACCTACTTTTAAGTACCAATTAAATGCATTTAATGATACATCTGGTAATTTTAATCCATACATTTTAGGGTTATATACTGGATTTAGTTATAGATTTTAAGTTTAGTTTTTAGTTTAAAGTGTCCCTTTTAATAGGGAAAGCAATGATGAAAAAAGTTACTCTGTGTCAGAGTAACTTTTTTAATTTATTACACTATGTAATTCTTCTAAAATAATTTCTCTTGATTTTTGGTTCAGCGTTTTTGTGTCCTCAATAGTCAATTTTTCAGTTGGGATAAATTGATGCATTTTAGCTCTCATAATTCCAGGTCCACCACTAAAAAAAGTGTAAGAAAATCTTTGTTTATTATCCAGAAACGTAATAGGCACAATTGGAGTTTTGTGGTTAATAGCCAAACGGAATGCACCATCTTTAAACTCGTCTAACAAAATATGTTCTTCTGGAACTAAGCCTTCCGGAAAAATACAAATACTTAACCCTTGTTTCAATCTTTTTTGAGCTCTTAAAAACACAGCCTGTCTGCTTTTAGCACTACTTCTATCTACCAAAATACAAGTACGTTTATAGAAAAAACCAAACAATGGTATTTTTGCCAATTCAGC is a window of Olleya sp. YS DNA encoding:
- a CDS encoding lysophospholipid acyltransferase family protein, with the protein product MIVFKYIFWTLYRIWFYILVALPIIILFPVLLLSISKESWYPYFFKLARFWARFILVGMGFITKIEYLQKPVPKKSYMFIANHTSMVDIMLMLVTVKNPFVFVGKAELAKIPLFGFFYKRTCILVDRSSAKSRQAVFLRAQKRLKQGLSICIFPEGLVPEEHILLDEFKDGAFRLAINHKTPIVPITFLDNKQRFSYTFFSGGPGIMRAKMHQFIPTEKLTIEDTKTLNQKSREIILEELHSVIN